The following are from one region of the Cherax quadricarinatus isolate ZL_2023a chromosome 2, ASM3850222v1, whole genome shotgun sequence genome:
- the LOC138853378 gene encoding uncharacterized protein produces the protein MSHMSSYYNAYPDYRPPHPPDEYPGAPGGQGGGGGGGGHCGQEYDPRMPPTHPYYTQQGYPRYPPYDRLMNNYYNAQTPQHPHTPHGMQPHDAHDYRDPSPAAPTCMGQQASPPVQQYPSCKMAGQGPPQQQQPQQQQPQQQQPPGMDPNGGPPQDTSLHMTAQDHQGWGTQQPPQQQQNASSALPSPLYPWMRSQFGLNIVRDCTKIYRRKRVTELLTKKRNNERKIFYNFKVLARKRDREKHERTRRHGVMAAWRHGGMATRRHGDTATRRHGDTATRRHGDTALWRHGGTATRRPGDTATWRHGDTATRRYGDTAARQHGGTATWLRMYSLFLYRVLGRFSLLTPGLTEEHQ, from the exons ATGTCCCATATGTCCTCCTATTACAACGCCTACCCGGACTACCGGCCGCCGCACCCGCCCGATGAATACCCGGGCGCGCCGGGCGGCCAGGGCGGAGGCGGGGGCGGCGGGGGGCACTGCGGCCAGGAGTACGACCCTAGAATGCCCCCGACTCATCCCTACTACACCCAGCAAGGCTACCCGCGCTACCCGCCCTACGACAGACTCATGAATAATTATTACAACGCGCAGACACCTCAGCACCCGCACACTCCGCATGGCATGCAACCGCATGACGCCCACGACTACCGCGACCCCTCGCCCGCAGCGCCCACCTgcatggggcagcaggcctccccGCCCGTGCAGCAGTACCCCTCCTGCAAGATGGCGGGGCAGGggccgccgcagcagcagcagccacagcagcagcagccacaacagcagcagccaccGGGCATGGACCCCAACGGTGGCCCGCCACAGGATACCTCTCTCCACATGACCGCCCAGGACCACCAAGGCTGGggcactcaacaaccacctcaacagcAACAAAACGCATCCTCGGccctaccctctcccctctaCCCTTGGATGAGAAGTCAGTTCG GATTAAATATTGTAAGAGACTGTACGAAGATCTACAGAAGGAAGAGGGTTACTGAATTACTTACAAAAAAGAGAAACAACGAGAGAAAGATATTCTACAAC tttaaagttctagcacgcaaGAGAGATCGTGAAAAACACGAAAGAACACGGCGACACGGCGTTATGGCGGCATGGCGGCACGGCGGCATGGCGACACGGCGACACGGCGACACGGCGACACGGCGACACGGCGACACGGCGACACGGCGACACGGCGACACGGCGTTATGGCGGCATGGCGGCACGGCGACACGGCGACCCGGCGACACGGCGACATGGCGACACGGTGACACGGCGACTCGGCGTTACGGCGACACGGCGGCACGTCAGCATGGCGGCACGGCGACATGGTTGAGGATGTACAGTCTCTTTCTGTACAGAGTGCTCGGACGATTCTCACTTTTGACTCCAGGACTGACTGAAGAGCATCAGTAG